The DNA sequence GCGACGGGAGGAGAACGCGCGTCCTCCCCACCGAGGGGGGGCACGCCGATTTCGCCCCCCGGGACGAGAGGGAGTGGGATCTGCTTCTCCACATGCGCCCCCTCGTCGGCGGGCGGGTTTCGGTGGAGCGCGTTCTCTCCGGTCCCGGGCTCGCCCGGATCTATCGCTTTCTCGTCGCGCGCGCGGGAGCGCCCGAGAACCCCGCCGTCCGCGCGGAGATGGAGCGCGAGGACCCGGCGGCGGTGGTCACCCGTCGCGGCCTCGACGGCACCGACCGCGCCTCGCGCGATGCGCTCGACCTCTTCATTTCCCTCCTCGGCGCCGAGGCGGGGAACCAGGCGCTCCGCATTCTCGCCACCGGCGGCGTCTACCTCGGCGGCGGCATCGCCCCCCGGATACGGGAGCGTCTCGCCGCGGGGGGCTTCACCCGCTCGTTCCTGGACAAGGGGCGATTCGCCCCCTTCCTGGAGAAGGTCCCGGTCTTCATCATCCTGAACCGCAGGACACCGCTCCTCGGAGCGGCGGCGGTTCTGGCCGAAGGGGACGCCCTCGCGGAGCGTTAGGGGCGCCGGACCGCCGTCTTTTCCCGAGACCGATCCGATAAATCACCCCTAAAGCAAGCCGCCGGCCGGGGCGGCTTTTCTCCTTGCAACGGCGTCTCTTGCGCCGATACAATCACGGGCGTCTCGTTCACGTCGGGGGAGTGGAACCGGAATGAAAGCGATCATCATCGGCGCCGGAGAAGTGGGTTACCACATCTCCGACCATCTCTCCCGCACCGGCCACGACGTGACCGTCATCGACCGGAATCCGGAGAAGCAGAGGACCCTCAAGGAGAAGGTGAACGCCCTGGTGGTGCTCGGCAACGGGCTCTCCGCCGACACCCTCCGTGAGGCGGGTGCGGAGGGGGCGGACCTCTTCATCGCCGTCACCAACCAGGACGAGATCAACCTGGTCGCCTGCCTGCTCGCCCGCCAGTTCCAAATCCCGCGCACCATCGCCCGGGTCAAGAACCTGGACTACACGCGCCCCGAGGGGCCGCTGAACGAGAAGAGCCTCGGCATCGACCTTCTGATCAATCCGGAGAGCGTGGTCGCCCAGGAGATCTACGGCCTCTCCTCCCACACCGGATCCACGGAGGTGGCGGAGTTCGCCGACGGCCGCGTGATCTTTTTGGGGCTGCAGATCGGCCCGGAAAACCCGGTGGCGGGGGTCTCCCTCCGCGACCTGGGAGACATCCGCGGCGTCTATCGCTTGGTGGTGACCGCCATCACCCGGAACGACAAGACGATCATTCCGCGCGGCGAGGACGTGATCCGAGCGGGGGACACGATCTATTTCGTCTGTAACAAATCGGATCTTTCTTCCGTGAACTATCTTTTCGGCATCGAGAAGAGCCAGTCCCGGAAGGTGTTCGTGCTCGGCGGAGGAAGGGTGGGTCACACGGTGGCGCGCCGCCTCGCCGAGGAGGGGTGCCGCGTCAAGGTGATCGATCGGAATCCGGATCAATGCCGGGATCTGGCGAACCGCCTCGACAACGTGCTGATCCTCTGCACCGACGGAACCGACGTGGACACCCTCCGGAACGAGGGGATCGCCGACGGGGACGTGTACATCGCCGTCACGCAGGACGACACCTCCAACATCCTGCTCTCCCTTCTCGCCAAGCAGTACGGCGTGAAACGGGCGGTGGCGCTGGTGAATTCGCCGGCGCTTCTCAACCTCGCCCCCACGCTCGGCGTGGACGCCTGTATCAGCCCGCGGGTCGCCACCGCGAGCGCGATCCTGAAGTATCTGCGGAAGGGGGACGTGCTGAACGTGACCGTGCTGGACCAGAGCAACGCCGAGGTGACCGAGACGATCGTTCCCTCCGGCAGCCCGATCCTGAACAAACCCTTAAAGAACC is a window from the Candidatus Eisenbacteria bacterium genome containing:
- the trkA gene encoding Trk system potassium transporter TrkA → MKAIIIGAGEVGYHISDHLSRTGHDVTVIDRNPEKQRTLKEKVNALVVLGNGLSADTLREAGAEGADLFIAVTNQDEINLVACLLARQFQIPRTIARVKNLDYTRPEGPLNEKSLGIDLLINPESVVAQEIYGLSSHTGSTEVAEFADGRVIFLGLQIGPENPVAGVSLRDLGDIRGVYRLVVTAITRNDKTIIPRGEDVIRAGDTIYFVCNKSDLSSVNYLFGIEKSQSRKVFVLGGGRVGHTVARRLAEEGCRVKVIDRNPDQCRDLANRLDNVLILCTDGTDVDTLRNEGIADGDVYIAVTQDDTSNILLSLLAKQYGVKRAVALVNSPALLNLAPTLGVDACISPRVATASAILKYLRKGDVLNVTVLDQSNAEVTETIVPSGSPILNKPLKNLRFPHGAIIGAVVRGPDVFIPTGEDHLEAGDHVIAFTLPGSVTQVEKFFA
- the glk gene encoding glucokinase, translated to MRVLVGDVGGTKTLLATAEIGGGRPRFLREERYATADWEGLLPMTRAFLGGEEARPEAACFGVAGPVAEGRCIGPNLPWPVDGGELSRGLGVDRLRIINDFDAAGYGIPLLVPDDLHALKEGAPDPKGPIALIGAGTGLGEAFLIRDGRRTRVLPTEGGHADFAPRDEREWDLLLHMRPLVGGRVSVERVLSGPGLARIYRFLVARAGAPENPAVRAEMEREDPAAVVTRRGLDGTDRASRDALDLFISLLGAEAGNQALRILATGGVYLGGGIAPRIRERLAAGGFTRSFLDKGRFAPFLEKVPVFIILNRRTPLLGAAAVLAEGDALAER